The following proteins come from a genomic window of Candidatus Francisella endociliophora:
- the uxuA gene encoding mannonate dehydratase, with product MIESWRWFGPNDPVCIEDIMQTGVTDIVTALHHIPNGKVWPVEEIKKRQHEVENSSKLGKTNLIWSVVESIPVHEDIKRGKSTRDEYIDAYCQSIRNLAQCGIKLIIYNFMPVLDWTRTDLGKQTATGAKTLSFDEIAFAAFDIHIFKRKDAEKAYKTEIVSQAKKYFDDMTQEEIDKLTGNIIAGLPGAEESFSLEQFQAALDEYKDINKEKLRENLIYFLKKVIPVAEEVGAKVAIHPDDPPFELFGLPRIISTIEDYDWLFENIPSMANGITFCAGSLGSRWDNDLPLMAKKIGRRIYFTHLRNVALDPNNRSFFEAEHLCGSTDMYSLVKEIMKIEKDSQPIYMRPDHGQQMLSDLDKKTNPGYSCIGRMKGLAEVRGVAYAVKRELENESK from the coding sequence ATGATAGAATCATGGCGTTGGTTTGGACCAAATGATCCTGTATGTATAGAAGATATTATGCAAACTGGGGTTACAGATATTGTAACTGCCCTTCACCATATTCCAAATGGTAAAGTATGGCCTGTAGAAGAAATTAAAAAAAGACAGCATGAGGTGGAAAACTCTTCTAAACTTGGTAAAACAAACTTAATTTGGTCTGTTGTAGAAAGTATTCCAGTTCATGAAGACATTAAAAGAGGTAAATCTACTCGCGATGAATATATCGATGCCTACTGTCAAAGTATCCGTAACCTAGCCCAATGTGGTATTAAACTGATTATTTATAACTTTATGCCCGTATTAGATTGGACTCGTACAGATCTTGGTAAGCAAACTGCAACAGGTGCTAAGACATTGTCTTTTGATGAAATAGCTTTTGCAGCTTTTGATATCCATATATTTAAGCGTAAAGATGCAGAAAAAGCTTATAAGACTGAAATAGTATCTCAAGCTAAAAAGTACTTTGACGATATGACTCAAGAAGAGATTGATAAACTTACTGGTAATATAATAGCTGGCCTTCCTGGTGCAGAAGAGAGTTTTTCATTAGAGCAGTTCCAAGCAGCGCTAGATGAATACAAAGATATCAATAAAGAAAAGCTACGAGAGAATCTAATCTATTTCTTGAAAAAAGTAATTCCTGTAGCTGAAGAAGTCGGAGCTAAAGTTGCTATTCACCCAGATGATCCTCCATTTGAGTTATTTGGATTACCTAGGATTATTAGTACTATTGAGGATTATGACTGGTTATTTGAAAATATACCTTCTATGGCAAATGGAATTACATTTTGTGCGGGTTCATTAGGTTCTAGATGGGATAATGACTTACCTCTTATGGCTAAAAAAATTGGCAGAAGAATATACTTTACTCACTTAAGAAATGTAGCTTTAGATCCGAATAATCGTAGCTTTTTTGAAGCTGAGCATTTATGTGGAAGTACGGATATGTACTCATTGGTTAAAGAAATTATGAAAATTGAAAAAGATTCTCAGCCAATATATATGCGACCAGATCACGGTCAACAAATGCTTTCTGATTTAGATAAAAAAACCAACCCTGGATACTCATGTATTGGGCGTATGAAAGGCCTTGCCGAAGTTCGTGGTGTCGCTTATGCTGTCAAAAGAGAACTAGAAAATGAGTCAAAATAA
- a CDS encoding mannitol dehydrogenase family protein: protein MLNLQSLQNCNLPKYNRSDFKAGILHIGIGAFHRAHQVFYIDKLLNLGDKDALNWGYISGTIRSNKKLIDDLKKNDCLYTLSTNSESGTTNTVIGALKDVYFAGNGQVENLIQQIADPNIKIITYTVTEKGYYVDLSTQKLDFKNADIIHDLENLNSAKTAIGITVAGLYKRWQENASAITLLSCDNMPNNGRILKKAILEFSNKIDKKLNIWISKNVTFPSSMVDRIVPAVTEQTLDNIENMIGQRDICAVATEEFSQWVIEDDFANGRPALERVGVEFVDNIEPFEKLKLTMLNGSHSLIAYLGAYAGLKTVDEVIAKPEFFNFIKKYMLEIAAPLVEGLPKDVSTSDYADKLLYRFANPHLKHRTEQIAMDGSKKIPQRWLGSLEYLLENNENYDILAIGLAGWILFNSGINEDAQSIEISDPLQDNYIVIYQNNSTIYKIVKEFLSLTEIFSKELSDNKELIEKVTHYAQEIKAKSVLKVISNI, encoded by the coding sequence ATGCTTAATCTTCAAAGTTTACAGAATTGTAACTTACCCAAATATAATAGATCTGATTTTAAAGCTGGTATTTTACATATAGGTATTGGAGCTTTTCATCGAGCACATCAAGTTTTTTATATAGATAAATTACTTAATTTAGGCGATAAAGATGCTTTAAATTGGGGCTATATTAGTGGAACAATCAGAAGTAATAAAAAATTGATAGATGATCTTAAAAAAAATGATTGTTTATACACACTATCTACAAATAGTGAATCTGGAACAACTAATACCGTTATAGGCGCATTAAAAGATGTATATTTTGCTGGAAATGGACAAGTAGAAAATCTAATACAACAAATTGCTGACCCTAATATAAAAATAATTACCTACACAGTTACTGAAAAGGGTTATTATGTTGATTTATCAACTCAAAAGCTAGATTTTAAAAATGCTGATATTATTCATGATCTAGAAAATCTTAATTCTGCGAAAACAGCAATAGGGATTACTGTAGCTGGGCTATATAAGCGTTGGCAAGAAAATGCTAGTGCTATAACGCTACTTAGCTGTGATAATATGCCAAATAATGGCAGAATCCTTAAAAAGGCTATTTTAGAGTTTTCAAACAAAATAGATAAAAAGCTAAATATTTGGATATCAAAAAATGTAACTTTCCCAAGCTCAATGGTTGATCGAATTGTTCCTGCGGTTACAGAGCAGACTCTTGATAATATTGAAAATATGATAGGCCAAAGAGATATTTGTGCTGTAGCTACTGAAGAGTTTTCTCAATGGGTTATTGAGGATGATTTTGCAAATGGTCGCCCTGCTCTTGAAAGAGTTGGTGTAGAGTTTGTTGATAATATTGAGCCTTTTGAAAAGCTAAAACTTACTATGCTAAATGGTAGTCATAGCCTAATTGCATATTTAGGTGCTTATGCTGGTCTAAAAACTGTTGATGAAGTTATAGCAAAACCAGAATTTTTTAACTTCATTAAGAAGTATATGTTAGAGATTGCTGCACCTCTTGTTGAAGGTTTACCTAAGGATGTATCAACTTCTGATTATGCAGACAAATTATTATATAGATTTGCTAATCCACATCTAAAACATCGTACTGAGCAGATAGCTATGGATGGTTCTAAGAAAATTCCTCAAAGATGGCTTGGATCTTTAGAATACTTATTAGAAAATAATGAGAATTATGATATTTTAGCTATTGGTTTAGCTGGTTGGATATTATTTAATTCAGGTATAAATGAAGATGCTCAAAGCATTGAAATATCTGACCCTTTGCAGGATAACTACATAGTCATATATCAAAATAATAGCACTATTTATAAAATAGTTAAAGAGTTTCTAAGCTTAACAGAAATATTCTCAAAAGAGTTATCAGACAATAAAGAATTAATTGAAAAAGTTACACACTATGCTCAAGAAATAAAGGCAAAAAGTGTATTAAAAGTTATTAGTAATATTTAA
- a CDS encoding TIM-barrel domain-containing protein — MLDICKFKLKDIKTDHVIFELFEKQIFAQVFILEENIFRILFTKSLKPTLSKTWSITKDDIPFEGVDRLDTSSFSCPNFETYGDEDNATIETNSLKCEIDLNGFIINWYKKESDKWTLVSQDLQTQAYNLDFWSDRGAYHAIKKEHNSMYFGLGEKSGSLNRDKKRYEMKSIDPMGYDSESSDPLYKHIPFFISHNPTSKTSFGIFYDNLSDSIFNFGKEIDNYHGPYISYEAKAGDLDYYFILGDKIADVTETFSTITGKTILPPYWSLYYSGSTMTYTDLPDAQKQMDNFINDCQKYEIQCGSFQLSSGYTSIGDKRYVFNWNHTKFPDIEEFTKKYLDNGIRLCANIKPCLLQDHPKLDEVASFGGFIYNKQYQRPELAQFWDELGYYLDFTNPKTISWWQDNITKQLLEKGIESTWNDNNEYEVYNGEAVCYGFDKEIKVKHIKPVQSLLMTKASFEAQKKFDPNKRPYLITRSGCAGLQRYAQTWTGDNYTEWKTLKYNLEMAKGLSLSGIYNFGHDIGGFSGPAPDSELLIRWIQHGIFYPRFTIHSWNDDKSVNTPWMYPEALETIQKAFDLRNEITPYIYQLCYQAHANAKPILKPTFYDFETDEKAFQENEDFMIGDLFIANILEKNQRVREIYLPKGSNWYDYYTGEVYDGGKIISLNIDIKSIPIFVKEGSIIVTNKCKAKFNNFEQDIVYKVYPSLNEETTQHQIYLDDGESTKYLDNESGFLNIQITNRNDKLNINWQYEGHDNFKVTNPQIINMNKDLEYNA; from the coding sequence ATGCTAGATATTTGTAAATTTAAACTAAAAGATATCAAAACTGATCATGTCATATTTGAACTATTTGAAAAACAAATCTTTGCTCAAGTATTCATACTAGAAGAGAATATATTTAGAATTCTTTTCACAAAATCCTTAAAGCCAACTTTAAGTAAGACATGGTCAATAACGAAAGATGATATACCTTTTGAAGGCGTTGATAGATTAGATACATCTAGCTTTAGCTGTCCTAATTTTGAAACTTATGGTGATGAAGATAATGCTACTATAGAAACTAATAGCCTAAAATGTGAAATAGATCTTAACGGTTTTATAATTAACTGGTATAAAAAAGAGTCTGATAAATGGACTTTAGTATCACAAGATTTGCAAACACAAGCTTATAATTTAGACTTTTGGTCAGATAGAGGTGCATATCATGCTATCAAAAAAGAGCATAATTCTATGTACTTTGGATTGGGAGAAAAATCAGGTTCTCTTAACCGTGATAAAAAACGCTATGAGATGAAATCAATAGACCCAATGGGGTATGATTCAGAAAGCTCAGACCCTTTATATAAACATATTCCATTTTTTATATCTCATAATCCTACAAGCAAAACATCATTTGGTATTTTTTATGATAATTTAAGTGATAGTATTTTTAACTTTGGTAAAGAAATTGATAATTATCATGGTCCATATATTAGTTATGAAGCCAAAGCTGGAGATTTAGATTACTATTTCATTTTAGGGGATAAAATTGCTGATGTTACAGAAACTTTTAGCACTATAACTGGTAAAACAATACTACCACCCTATTGGAGCTTATATTACTCAGGCTCTACTATGACATATACAGATCTTCCAGATGCGCAAAAACAAATGGATAATTTTATAAATGATTGCCAAAAGTATGAAATTCAATGTGGCTCATTTCAGTTAAGCTCTGGATATACCTCTATTGGAGATAAGAGGTATGTATTTAATTGGAATCATACAAAATTTCCAGATATTGAAGAATTCACTAAAAAATATTTAGATAATGGCATTAGGTTATGTGCGAATATCAAACCTTGCCTACTCCAAGATCATCCTAAATTAGACGAAGTAGCTAGTTTTGGTGGGTTTATATATAACAAACAATATCAAAGACCTGAATTAGCACAGTTTTGGGATGAGCTAGGGTATTATCTTGATTTTACAAATCCAAAAACCATCTCATGGTGGCAAGATAATATTACAAAACAGCTATTAGAAAAAGGGATAGAATCAACTTGGAATGATAATAATGAATATGAGGTCTATAATGGTGAGGCTGTTTGTTATGGTTTTGATAAAGAAATAAAGGTTAAACATATCAAGCCAGTTCAGTCTTTGTTAATGACAAAAGCCAGTTTTGAAGCTCAAAAGAAATTTGACCCTAATAAACGCCCTTACCTTATCACAAGATCTGGATGTGCTGGTTTACAAAGATATGCTCAAACTTGGACTGGTGATAACTATACAGAATGGAAAACCCTAAAATATAATCTAGAAATGGCTAAAGGTCTATCTTTATCAGGAATTTATAATTTTGGTCATGATATTGGTGGCTTTAGTGGGCCAGCTCCAGATTCAGAATTATTAATTCGCTGGATTCAGCACGGTATATTTTATCCTAGATTTACAATTCACTCATGGAACGATGATAAATCAGTAAATACTCCTTGGATGTATCCAGAAGCTTTAGAGACTATTCAAAAAGCTTTTGATTTGCGTAATGAGATAACCCCATATATTTATCAGTTATGTTATCAAGCTCATGCTAATGCTAAACCTATTTTAAAGCCAACCTTTTATGATTTTGAAACTGATGAGAAAGCATTTCAAGAAAATGAAGATTTTATGATTGGGGATCTATTTATAGCAAACATACTTGAAAAAAATCAAAGAGTTAGAGAAATCTATTTACCTAAAGGTTCAAACTGGTATGACTACTATACTGGTGAAGTATATGATGGTGGAAAAATTATAAGTCTAAATATTGATATCAAAAGTATTCCTATATTTGTTAAAGAAGGAAGCATAATTGTTACAAATAAATGTAAGGCTAAATTTAATAATTTTGAGCAAGATATTGTTTATAAGGTTTATCCTTCTTTAAATGAGGAAACTACGCAACATCAAATATATCTAGATGATGGTGAAAGTACTAAATACTTAGATAATGAAAGTGGTTTCCTAAATATTCAAATTACCAACAGAAATGATAAACTAAATATTAATTGGCAATATGAGGGTCATGATAACTTCAAAGTGACTAACCCTCAGATAATCAATATGAATAAGGATTTAGAATATAATGCTTAA
- a CDS encoding MFS transporter yields MSQNKQVKLKNMIAYGSGDFFGGGAFTILGLWLMYFYTNIAGLSAAEAGLVVAIGRGLDVFADPIMGYISDNWRGPLGRRRFFFVIGAPLVSVFALLWIPGFGFWYYLFGYIAFNFIFTMIQVPYETLAAEMTDSYHVRSKMTGIRMVFSQSSNIVAGFLPAAIMYFFADEKTSFVIMGVICAILFMLPWFFVYKFTWERDVEVSKKQYMTLFKEIKSIFVNIFSTLRVRAFRLNLLMYIGAFVALDVFGASFAYYFTFILDYNVSSASIVYTCFSVIQVISVPIFAYLCIKIGSVMSYRVAISCLLISMLSFLIIPIFSPAIAFALFVMIIFVLGFARAGCYFTPWNIYNFIADIDEALTTKRREGTFASTMTVSRKLVQALAFAIVGFTLSVFSFKAGATVQSSSALLGINMCFIGGTVLFCIIGAIAASRFRLTQAKHLILVSELERLRDGGELEQAPVEAVKVVEELTGWPHEKTWGRNNAF; encoded by the coding sequence ATGTCTCAAAATAAACAAGTCAAATTAAAAAATATGATTGCCTATGGTTCAGGTGATTTTTTTGGTGGTGGTGCTTTTACCATTCTTGGTTTATGGTTAATGTATTTTTATACAAATATAGCAGGACTCTCAGCTGCTGAAGCTGGTCTAGTAGTTGCTATTGGTAGAGGTCTAGATGTATTTGCTGACCCAATTATGGGCTATATTTCAGATAACTGGCGAGGTCCTTTAGGTAGAAGAAGATTCTTCTTTGTTATAGGTGCCCCACTTGTCTCCGTATTTGCATTATTATGGATTCCTGGGTTTGGTTTTTGGTATTACTTATTTGGCTATATTGCCTTCAACTTTATCTTTACGATGATTCAAGTCCCTTATGAGACTTTAGCTGCTGAGATGACAGACAGCTATCATGTCAGATCTAAGATGACTGGAATTAGAATGGTTTTCTCACAAAGCTCGAATATAGTGGCAGGATTTTTACCAGCAGCTATTATGTATTTCTTTGCAGATGAAAAGACTTCTTTTGTTATTATGGGTGTGATTTGCGCTATTTTATTTATGCTTCCATGGTTTTTTGTTTATAAATTTACATGGGAAAGAGATGTTGAAGTTTCTAAAAAACAATATATGACTTTATTCAAAGAAATTAAATCAATTTTTGTAAATATCTTCTCAACTCTTCGAGTTAGAGCATTTAGACTTAATCTTCTGATGTATATTGGAGCATTTGTAGCTTTAGATGTGTTTGGTGCTAGCTTTGCATATTACTTTACATTTATTCTTGACTACAATGTTAGCTCTGCCTCTATCGTATATACTTGTTTCTCAGTGATTCAGGTTATTTCCGTACCTATCTTTGCATATTTATGTATAAAAATTGGCAGCGTAATGAGTTATAGAGTAGCTATTAGTTGTCTTCTTATTAGTATGCTTAGCTTTTTGATTATTCCAATATTTAGCCCTGCTATTGCTTTTGCTCTTTTTGTAATGATTATCTTTGTATTAGGCTTTGCAAGAGCTGGATGTTACTTCACACCATGGAATATATATAATTTTATCGCTGATATTGATGAAGCATTAACTACAAAAAGAAGAGAAGGTACTTTTGCGAGTACTATGACAGTTTCGCGTAAGTTAGTTCAAGCACTTGCATTTGCTATAGTAGGTTTTACATTATCAGTTTTTAGCTTCAAAGCTGGTGCTACGGTACAGTCTAGTTCTGCCCTACTTGGTATAAATATGTGTTTTATTGGTGGAACTGTATTATTTTGTATTATTGGAGCTATCGCTGCTTCAAGATTTAGATTAACACAAGCTAAACATTTAATTTTGGTGAGTGAGTTAGAGAGACTACGAGATGGTGGAGAATTAGAACAAGCTCCTGTGGAGGCTGTTAAAGTAGTTGAAGAATTAACGGGATGGCCACATGAAAAGACTTGGGGTCGTAATAACGCATTTTAG
- a CDS encoding lipase family protein: protein MQKLKKMITFSTLAFSISSTNANTSSSVDINDLRIAVDLSNAVFCEEDYGDSCIKEYGFLGRSKSPEKVNVFIGNNVKSSIESNKKIIDETPKASDLSPLMGELRKIDRSKDLKGANDSFQAFGIYDSTTNTAFVTIRGSVSILNWLMDATIVSEQFRNDPKVRVHSGFNHHLKSMLATKAVDITTGEKQPETLQQWLDRMKLEHGDLHYVFTGLSLGATSAVLLGATMIDQGVSPDHIKVITFGQPAVGLWGFVSKYQPLLQDNYIRVRNIGNPEKVFGSFYPATIGDPIIVSTGPFNYHHFGKELIVSEDKYHYFADTLPDWIPEQFKYLLSLHNRTNYADFICSCNPLRETCDTVTDGNMLFDLTRFKPNCKLEY, encoded by the coding sequence ATGCAAAAACTTAAAAAAATGATTACTTTTTCAACATTAGCGTTTAGCATATCCTCAACTAATGCAAATACTTCATCAAGTGTAGATATAAATGATCTACGAATTGCTGTAGATCTATCAAATGCTGTATTTTGTGAAGAAGATTACGGGGATAGTTGTATTAAAGAATATGGCTTTTTGGGAAGAAGTAAGTCACCAGAAAAAGTAAATGTATTTATTGGCAACAATGTTAAAAGCTCTATAGAGAGTAATAAAAAGATTATTGATGAAACACCAAAAGCCTCAGATCTATCTCCTCTTATGGGCGAGTTAAGAAAAATTGATAGATCTAAAGACCTCAAAGGTGCAAATGATTCATTCCAAGCTTTTGGTATTTATGATAGTACAACAAATACTGCATTTGTAACTATTCGTGGTTCTGTAAGTATTTTAAACTGGTTGATGGATGCTACTATTGTCTCAGAGCAGTTTAGAAATGATCCCAAAGTTAGAGTGCATAGTGGTTTTAATCATCATTTAAAATCAATGCTGGCAACAAAGGCTGTAGATATAACTACAGGAGAAAAGCAGCCTGAAACTTTACAGCAATGGTTAGACAGAATGAAATTAGAGCACGGTGATTTGCATTATGTATTTACAGGTCTAAGTTTAGGGGCTACTTCAGCAGTCCTTCTTGGAGCAACTATGATAGACCAAGGAGTATCTCCCGATCATATCAAAGTTATAACATTTGGCCAACCGGCTGTTGGTTTATGGGGGTTTGTAAGTAAGTATCAGCCTCTTCTTCAAGACAATTATATTCGTGTTAGAAATATTGGTAACCCTGAAAAAGTATTTGGTAGCTTTTACCCTGCTACTATTGGTGACCCGATAATCGTTTCTACGGGACCTTTTAATTATCATCATTTTGGCAAAGAGTTGATAGTTTCAGAAGACAAATATCATTACTTTGCTGATACTTTACCAGATTGGATACCTGAGCAGTTTAAATATCTATTATCTTTGCATAACAGAACGAACTATGCTGATTTTATCTGTAGTTGTAACCCCTTGAGGGAAACTTGCGATACTGTAACAGATGGCAACATGCTGTTTGACTTAACTAGATTTAAACCAAATTGTAAATTAGAATATTAA
- a CDS encoding peptide MFS transporter: MINFRKQNPFFLLCFFEYFERFGYYGFSYTSILFFMSNYGFNFTESQAVVLFGAFAALSYVFNAIGGFIADRVLGIKRTMFAGGIMLMLGYATLAIGSAIATKEVLYVAVATVILGAALFKPAPTNLISRIYTDHSKIDSLYTMFYMSINLGSLTASLLVPVLSARLGYMFTYFICSFGFVLAIANTLISYSSINDVDNSVGKLGLSLKTLIQFIIGVAITVAILSVVLAYGEIANIVLWGGAIFIFAIFASQIFIEKDSLARKKIIVAIILLFYAVVFYIIYQQKFTTVLLFNLHHVNLHFLGMDVNPQSIPGVLNTAGIVLLSPLLAILYTKLKDKDLCLPHKFAMGLLLCGCAYGTMFLACFLNQPTAKISIWWEVLAITVFFASSELLISALGLALMAKLLPKRIMGFAMGTWFITSAIGIKLGTMLAGFVSTGIKYDTNKGFDTQMAIESYHNYQHLFAYISIFAIVVAVFAFVIGKKLNKMIQE; encoded by the coding sequence ATGATAAATTTTAGAAAACAAAACCCTTTCTTTCTTCTATGTTTTTTTGAATATTTTGAAAGATTTGGGTATTACGGTTTTAGTTATACTTCTATTTTATTCTTTATGAGTAATTATGGCTTTAATTTTACAGAAAGTCAGGCTGTTGTATTATTTGGAGCATTTGCAGCTCTTAGCTATGTGTTTAATGCTATAGGAGGGTTTATCGCAGATAGAGTTCTTGGTATTAAGCGCACGATGTTTGCTGGAGGTATTATGCTAATGCTTGGTTATGCAACCCTAGCTATAGGCTCTGCAATAGCTACAAAAGAGGTTTTATATGTTGCTGTAGCCACAGTTATTCTTGGAGCAGCATTATTTAAACCTGCTCCAACAAATCTTATTTCAAGAATTTATACTGATCATTCAAAGATTGATTCTTTATATACGATGTTTTATATGTCAATAAATTTAGGATCTCTGACTGCTTCACTTCTTGTTCCTGTATTATCAGCTAGATTAGGATATATGTTTACATATTTTATATGTTCATTTGGTTTTGTTTTAGCTATTGCAAATACATTAATTAGTTATTCTAGTATAAATGATGTTGACAATAGTGTTGGAAAGCTTGGACTTAGCCTAAAAACACTAATCCAATTTATCATAGGAGTTGCTATTACAGTAGCTATCTTAAGTGTAGTATTAGCCTATGGAGAAATAGCAAATATAGTTCTTTGGGGGGGAGCTATATTTATATTTGCAATATTTGCATCACAGATATTTATAGAGAAAGATTCACTAGCTAGAAAGAAAATTATAGTTGCTATTATCCTTTTGTTCTATGCTGTTGTTTTCTATATTATATATCAACAAAAATTTACAACAGTTCTACTATTTAATCTACATCATGTAAATTTACATTTCTTAGGTATGGATGTTAATCCTCAATCAATCCCAGGTGTATTGAATACTGCTGGCATTGTGTTACTTTCTCCTCTATTAGCTATCCTTTATACTAAACTGAAAGATAAAGATCTTTGCTTACCACATAAATTTGCTATGGGGCTATTATTATGTGGCTGTGCTTATGGAACTATGTTTTTAGCATGTTTTTTAAATCAACCAACTGCAAAAATTAGTATATGGTGGGAAGTACTTGCTATTACAGTATTTTTTGCATCATCTGAACTTTTAATCAGTGCACTAGGACTAGCTCTTATGGCAAAACTCTTACCAAAAAGAATAATGGGCTTTGCAATGGGTACATGGTTTATAACCTCAGCTATAGGTATCAAGCTTGGTACTATGCTAGCTGGATTTGTAAGTACTGGTATAAAATATGATACAAATAAAGGTTTTGATACTCAAATGGCTATTGAAAGTTATCATAACTATCAACACTTATTTGCTTATATTAGTATATTTGCAATAGTAGTTGCCGTATTTGCTTTTGTAATTGGTAAAAAGCTTAATAAAATGATTCAAGAGTAA
- the pheS gene encoding phenylalanine--tRNA ligase subunit alpha yields MQIVDQMKDQALAELELVTDKKSLDDIRVKYLGKKGELTGMMKLIATLPNEEKPKLGQAVNIAKQALQNAINEKLAKFEEAELNEKLASEKIDVTLKGVGQNQGSLHPVTKTLNRIETFFKQNGFAVEVGPEIESDYYNFETLNIPSHHPARAMHDTFYIDETHVLRTHTSGVQIRTMEKQEPPIRIIAPGRVYRCDSDITHTPMFHQVEGLLVEKDVSFADLKGLLHAFLNSFFEKDLKVRFRPSYFPFTEPSAEADMECVMCDGKGCRVCKHTGWLEVLGCGMVHPKVLKAGNVDTDKYQGFAFGMGVERLAMLRYGIDDLRMFFENDLRFLKQF; encoded by the coding sequence ATGCAAATCGTTGATCAAATGAAAGATCAAGCCTTAGCAGAGCTAGAGCTTGTTACTGATAAAAAATCTTTAGATGATATTCGAGTAAAATACCTTGGTAAAAAAGGTGAATTAACAGGTATGATGAAGCTAATTGCTACACTACCTAATGAGGAAAAGCCAAAGTTAGGTCAGGCTGTAAATATAGCTAAACAAGCTTTACAAAATGCAATAAATGAAAAACTAGCAAAGTTTGAAGAAGCTGAGCTAAATGAAAAATTAGCTAGTGAAAAAATAGATGTTACATTAAAAGGTGTTGGTCAAAATCAAGGATCACTTCATCCTGTTACCAAGACTCTTAATCGTATTGAAACTTTCTTTAAACAAAATGGTTTTGCAGTAGAGGTTGGTCCTGAGATTGAGAGTGATTACTACAATTTTGAAACTCTAAATATCCCATCTCACCATCCAGCTAGAGCTATGCATGATACATTTTATATTGATGAAACTCATGTACTTAGAACTCATACATCAGGTGTGCAGATTCGTACGATGGAAAAGCAAGAGCCACCTATTAGGATTATAGCTCCAGGCAGAGTATATCGTTGTGATTCTGATATTACTCATACGCCAATGTTTCATCAAGTAGAAGGACTATTGGTTGAAAAGGACGTTTCTTTTGCTGATTTAAAAGGTCTTTTACACGCATTTTTAAATTCATTCTTTGAAAAGGATCTAAAAGTAAGATTTAGACCATCATATTTCCCTTTCACAGAGCCATCAGCAGAAGCAGATATGGAGTGTGTAATGTGTGATGGTAAAGGTTGTAGAGTGTGTAAACACACTGGCTGGTTAGAAGTGCTAGGCTGTGGCATGGTACATCCAAAAGTATTAAAAGCTGGTAATGTTGATACTGATAAATACCAAGGTTTTGCTTTTGGTATGGGTGTTGAGAGATTAGCGATGCTTAGATATGGTATTGATGATTTAAGAATGTTCTTTGAGAATGATCTAAGATTTTTGAAACAGTTTTAA